A section of the Desulfuribacillus stibiiarsenatis genome encodes:
- a CDS encoding adaptor protein MecA → MRVERLNKDKVKIFMSYEDLTERGVAKDDIWSDAPEVHELLNDMMDEVYDELGFEIYGSVAIEVYALPTQGVIVIITRGDDVSKEQHAVYQVDVRLGNHSYITFAFENFDHLVNAAKDLNRFVEEKGAVYSYNGQYLLLLLEEDFKVDQYESITAILSEYGSISSLTKDFLAEYAKPIIQENAIKTIKEYF, encoded by the coding sequence ATGCGTGTTGAACGTTTGAATAAAGATAAAGTGAAAATTTTTATGAGCTATGAAGATTTAACGGAACGGGGCGTTGCGAAAGATGATATCTGGAGTGATGCACCAGAAGTACATGAACTATTAAACGATATGATGGATGAGGTTTACGATGAATTAGGTTTTGAAATCTATGGTTCCGTAGCAATTGAAGTATACGCTTTACCTACTCAAGGAGTTATTGTAATTATTACAAGAGGTGACGACGTAAGCAAAGAGCAACACGCAGTATATCAAGTGGATGTACGATTAGGAAATCATAGTTACATTACCTTCGCTTTCGAAAACTTTGACCACTTAGTGAACGCAGCAAAGGATCTCAATCGATTTGTAGAAGAAAAAGGTGCAGTCTATTCTTATAATGGTCAATACTTATTGTTGCTTTTGGAAGAGGATTTTAAAGTAGACCAATATGAATCTATTACAGCTATTCTTTCTGAATATGGTTCCATTTCATCTCTAACAAAGGACTTCCTAGCGGAATACGCTAAGCCGATTATTCAAGAAAATGCTATTAAAACAATTAAAGAGTATTTTTAA